The genomic DNA GATGCAAAGTTTACTCTGTTCATCTAGGTGAAAAGATTGAGTCATGAAGAAGAAAAGGTTAAGGTAATAGATGCGAGGGGAAGCTACTGTCCTGGCCCTCTCATGGAACTTATACGAACTGTAAAGCAGAGCAACATAGGGGATATTATAGAGGTATGGTCCTCTGACGAAGGATCGCAAAGGGATATACCAAAGTGGACAGAAAAGGCAGGTCATGAATTTTTAGGTGTGATACATGAAAAAGGATATGATAGAATAAGAGTACGCAAAACAAGGTGAAGATTCTTGAAAAGGATCCTTGTCGTTGGCGGGGGAACAGGAGGAACTATAGTTGCAAACAACTTAGCTCATAGGCTACACGAGAAGCTTGTAAAAGGCGAGATAGAGATTACA from Conexivisphaerales archaeon includes the following:
- a CDS encoding sulfurtransferase TusA family protein, with protein sequence MSHEEEKVKVIDARGSYCPGPLMELIRTVKQSNIGDIIEVWSSDEGSQRDIPKWTEKAGHEFLGVIHEKGYDRIRVRKTR